Proteins from a single region of Cytophagaceae bacterium:
- the glmM gene encoding phosphoglucosamine mutase encodes MSLIKSISGIRGTIGGKTGDNLTPIDIVKFTAAFASIILKKEGLSKKVIVGRDARPSGPMVNDLVIATLVGMGIDVLDLGLSTTPTVEIAVPLENAAGGIILTASHNPVQWNALKLLNEKGEFISGADGQHLLDIAESEDFAFADVKHLGKVTKDDSYLQKHIDQILALPSVDIELIKNAGFKIAVDAVNSSGGIAVPMLLKALGITEIKEINCDPTGHFAHNPEPLPENLREISGEMQKGDYDLGIVVDPDVDRLALICEDGEPFGEEYTLVAVADYILSINKKQKNTTVSNLSSTMALKDVTINHGGEYFSAAVGEVNVVEKMKEKGSIIGGEGNGGIIFPELHYGRDALVGIALFLTHLAKFGKPVGFLRKKYPNYFIAKKKIELSQGTDVDGILAKIQKKYAKYDIDLRDGVKIYFDKEWVHLRKSNTEPIIRIYAESEFETKADNLADKIISDIKEAMIS; translated from the coding sequence GTGTCATTAATTAAGTCAATATCAGGTATTAGAGGTACAATTGGAGGCAAGACGGGAGATAATCTTACCCCAATTGATATAGTCAAATTTACAGCCGCCTTTGCTTCAATAATTTTAAAAAAAGAAGGATTAAGTAAAAAAGTCATAGTTGGACGTGATGCCCGGCCTTCCGGACCTATGGTTAACGATTTGGTGATTGCCACTTTAGTAGGCATGGGAATTGATGTCCTTGATTTGGGACTTTCTACTACTCCAACTGTTGAAATAGCCGTACCCTTAGAAAATGCTGCCGGTGGTATTATTCTTACTGCAAGTCATAATCCGGTTCAATGGAATGCCTTGAAACTCCTCAACGAAAAAGGCGAATTTATTTCTGGTGCTGATGGACAACATTTATTAGATATTGCTGAATCGGAAGACTTTGCTTTTGCAGATGTGAAACATCTTGGGAAAGTTACAAAAGACGATAGCTATCTTCAAAAACATATTGATCAGATACTCGCTTTACCTTCGGTTGATATAGAATTAATCAAAAATGCCGGTTTCAAAATAGCTGTAGATGCTGTCAACTCATCGGGAGGAATTGCCGTTCCGATGCTATTAAAAGCTTTAGGTATAACCGAAATCAAAGAAATTAACTGTGACCCAACAGGGCATTTTGCACATAATCCTGAGCCACTTCCCGAAAACCTGAGGGAGATTTCGGGCGAAATGCAAAAAGGTGATTATGATCTTGGGATTGTGGTTGACCCCGATGTTGACCGTCTTGCTTTGATTTGTGAAGATGGCGAACCCTTCGGCGAAGAATACACTTTGGTGGCTGTAGCTGATTATATTTTAAGTATCAATAAGAAACAGAAAAACACTACAGTATCTAATCTTTCGAGTACAATGGCTTTGAAAGATGTAACAATCAATCATGGCGGTGAATATTTTTCCGCTGCCGTGGGGGAGGTTAATGTGGTGGAAAAAATGAAAGAAAAGGGCTCCATTATTGGTGGCGAAGGAAACGGAGGAATTATTTTTCCTGAGCTGCATTACGGAAGAGACGCTTTAGTGGGTATTGCTTTATTTTTAACACATTTAGCAAAATTTGGTAAGCCGGTAGGTTTTCTCCGGAAAAAATATCCCAACTATTTCATTGCAAAAAAGAAAATAGAATTGAGTCAAGGCACCGATGTGGATGGGATTTTGGCAAAAATTCAGAAAAAATATGCCAAATATGATATTGATTTGAGAGATGGTGTAAAAATATATTTCGACAAAGAATGGGTGCATTTGAGAAAATCAAACACCGAGCCTATCATCAGAATATATGCTGAAAGTGAGTTTGAAACCAAAGCCGACAATCTGGCCGATAAGATAATTTCGGATATTAAAGAAGCAATGATATCTTGA
- a CDS encoding transglutaminase family protein: protein MILEIEHRLKYTYSDYVGLNPHYFYLNPRPTPFQQIIESNLTILPKPDLLVKNIDQEGNIQQLCYINQLLKSFEVFSKFKIKTDSFQALNFVFFPFETAKIPFRYPGKLASNFEAILGNKKIDEVVREFAKQIAEKAKYDTIDFLMELTTEIHGKFEYVSRERGDANSGGITLKTLQGSCRDFSVLMMEVCAAMGLLSRFVSGYLYGSELHQHDLHAWVEVLLPGGGWRGFDPTEGRVVDHNYIAIASSIEDRGLTPIRGTYRSSFNVDSMLDTQVIIKAVKE from the coding sequence ATGATACTCGAAATTGAGCATAGGTTAAAATATACGTATTCAGATTATGTGGGTCTAAATCCTCACTATTTCTATCTGAATCCAAGACCTACGCCTTTTCAGCAGATCATTGAAAGTAATTTGACGATTTTACCCAAGCCCGACTTATTGGTAAAAAATATTGATCAGGAGGGAAATATTCAACAATTATGCTACATCAATCAGCTTCTAAAAAGTTTTGAGGTATTTTCAAAATTTAAAATAAAGACTGATTCATTCCAGGCTTTGAATTTCGTTTTTTTTCCATTCGAAACTGCCAAAATTCCATTTCGGTATCCCGGGAAATTAGCTTCAAATTTTGAGGCAATTTTAGGAAATAAGAAAATTGATGAAGTTGTAAGAGAATTTGCAAAACAAATAGCCGAAAAGGCAAAATATGATACCATCGATTTTTTGATGGAATTAACCACCGAAATTCATGGGAAATTTGAGTACGTTTCCCGCGAACGTGGCGATGCAAACTCAGGAGGTATTACTTTAAAAACATTACAAGGCTCCTGCAGAGACTTCTCGGTTTTAATGATGGAGGTTTGTGCTGCCATGGGATTATTATCAAGATTTGTTAGCGGATACCTATATGGAAGCGAATTGCACCAGCATGATTTGCATGCCTGGGTTGAAGTGCTTTTGCCTGGTGGTGGTTGGAGAGGATTTGATCCAACTGAAGGAAGAGTAGTAGATCACAACTATATTGCCATTGCCTCTTCTATCGAAGATCGGGGATTGACTCCCATCCGTGGAACTTATAGGTCTTCTTTTAATGTTGATTCTATGCTCGACACTCAGGTAATAATTAAAGCTGTGAAAGAATAA
- a CDS encoding peptidase codes for MTFCLGVKTAQGIVGIADRRITSGSEVSSERKVSTHQVNNHCLFVMTAGLRSVRDKAITYFEEVLENEDDKFDKLYKAANAFGDQIKRVATEDSHSLTNAGLRFNLSAIVGGQLQNDKEHKLFLIYPEGNWIEVTEGSPFIIIGNSGYGKPILYRNIKYHTPIEEVLKLGFLAFDSTRVSANDVDFPLDVILYEKNSFNIVEHTFDKQDLEHISYQWNALLNASVQKLPNDWIDPLLRKLSR; via the coding sequence ATGACCTTTTGTTTAGGGGTAAAGACCGCCCAGGGAATAGTAGGAATTGCCGACCGCAGAATAACTTCAGGAAGTGAGGTTTCAAGTGAAAGAAAAGTATCAACACACCAGGTAAACAATCACTGCCTGTTTGTGATGACTGCCGGCTTAAGATCGGTTCGGGATAAAGCAATAACATATTTTGAAGAAGTGCTTGAAAATGAAGACGATAAATTTGATAAGTTGTACAAAGCTGCCAACGCTTTTGGTGATCAGATCAAAAGAGTGGCAACAGAAGACAGCCATTCGCTGACCAATGCCGGTCTGAGATTTAACCTTTCGGCTATAGTTGGCGGTCAGCTTCAGAATGATAAAGAGCATAAACTGTTCCTGATTTATCCTGAAGGCAACTGGATTGAAGTAACCGAAGGCTCCCCTTTTATTATAATCGGGAATTCGGGATACGGCAAGCCAATATTATACCGTAATATCAAGTACCATACCCCTATTGAAGAAGTATTAAAATTGGGTTTTTTGGCTTTTGACTCAACCCGGGTAAGTGCCAACGACGTCGATTTTCCTTTAGATGTAATTTTATACGAAAAAAATTCTTTCAATATCGTTGAACATACTTTTGACAAGCAGGATCTGGAGCATATTTCTTATCAATGGAATGCCCTTTTGAATGCCTCAGTACAGAAATTACCCAATGATTGGATAGACCCATTATTAAGAAAACTCTCAAGATGA
- a CDS encoding Dabb family protein, translated as MKNQNRRAFLQKSAVLAAIPVVGIGNKKTEKAFIHHVYFYLKENNQVNREKLIEGLTKLSKVPTIKSFHIGLPASTNRSVIVRDYSVSWMCFFENLEEEEIYQKHLIHLKFVEDYSYLWEKVNVYDSVDI; from the coding sequence ATGAAAAATCAAAACAGAAGAGCGTTTTTACAAAAATCAGCGGTCCTGGCTGCAATACCCGTTGTTGGAATTGGAAATAAAAAAACTGAAAAAGCATTTATACATCATGTATATTTTTATTTGAAAGAGAATAATCAGGTAAACCGGGAAAAATTGATTGAAGGGTTAACGAAACTTTCTAAAGTTCCTACAATTAAATCTTTTCATATCGGGCTACCTGCAAGTACCAATCGATCAGTGATTGTGAGGGATTACTCGGTTTCATGGATGTGTTTTTTTGAAAATCTTGAGGAAGAAGAAATCTATCAAAAGCACCTTATTCATCTGAAATTTGTGGAGGATTATTCCTATTTATGGGAAAAGGTCAATGTTTATGATTCCGTCGATATCTGA
- the fbaA gene encoding class II fructose-bisphosphate aldolase, producing the protein MSQSLIKPGVVTGEALNQLLRHANENNYALPAVNVVGTNSINAVLETAKAVNSPVMIQFSNGGGIFYAGKSLSNEGQKAAVAGSISGALHVHQMAQFYGVPVVLHTDHCAKKLLPWIDGLLDAGEKHFAATGSPLFSSHMIDLSEEPIAENIEISKKYLERMAKMGMTLEIELGVTGGEEDGVDNSDVDSSKLYTQPEEVAFAYEELGSISPNFTIAAAFGNVHGVYKPGNVSLKPVILKNSQDYIQKKYGTGELPVNFVFHGGSGSSREEIREAITYGAVKMNIDTDMQWSTWEGILKYYKDKEGYLQSQLGNPEGADSPNKKYYDPRVWLRKGEESMIARLKVAFEDLNCINRCEGLY; encoded by the coding sequence ATGAGCCAATCTTTGATCAAACCGGGCGTAGTAACCGGTGAAGCACTTAACCAATTGTTGAGACATGCTAATGAAAATAACTATGCACTTCCTGCCGTAAATGTTGTCGGTACAAATTCAATAAATGCTGTTCTTGAAACTGCCAAAGCCGTGAATTCACCGGTGATGATTCAGTTTTCTAACGGGGGCGGTATATTTTATGCAGGAAAAAGCCTTTCCAATGAAGGTCAGAAAGCAGCCGTTGCCGGATCTATCTCAGGAGCACTGCATGTACATCAAATGGCCCAGTTTTATGGTGTGCCTGTTGTTTTACACACCGACCACTGTGCTAAAAAACTTTTACCCTGGATTGACGGACTTTTGGATGCCGGCGAAAAACATTTTGCTGCAACGGGTTCTCCACTTTTCAGCTCACACATGATTGACCTTTCTGAAGAGCCAATCGCCGAAAACATCGAAATCTCGAAGAAATATCTGGAAAGAATGGCTAAAATGGGCATGACACTTGAGATTGAATTGGGTGTAACCGGTGGAGAGGAAGATGGTGTTGATAATTCTGATGTTGACAGCTCAAAACTATATACTCAGCCTGAGGAAGTAGCTTTTGCCTATGAAGAATTGGGAAGTATTTCTCCAAACTTTACGATTGCTGCTGCTTTTGGTAACGTTCATGGTGTATATAAGCCGGGCAACGTGTCATTGAAGCCTGTCATTTTGAAAAATTCTCAGGATTATATCCAGAAAAAATATGGAACAGGTGAATTACCCGTAAATTTTGTATTCCACGGTGGTTCTGGTTCAAGTCGCGAGGAGATTCGTGAAGCGATTACTTACGGTGCAGTAAAAATGAATATCGATACCGATATGCAGTGGAGCACCTGGGAAGGAATCCTTAAATATTACAAAGACAAAGAAGGCTATCTTCAGTCACAATTGGGAAATCCTGAGGGTGCCGATTCGCCAAATAAAAAATATTATGACCCGCGTGTATGGTTGCGTAAAGGCGAAGAATCTATGATTGCACGCCTAAAAGTTGCGTTCGAAGATTTGAATTGTATCAATCGTTGCGAAGGATTGTATTAA
- a CDS encoding DNA alkylation repair protein: MWEKVLKQLESLKNPEKALQKSKYFKVAEGQYGAGDTFWGLTNPEVHKIAKEYFKTLEYIDIDQLLKSEIHEVRFTALSVLVLKYNKLKDRKLKKELVEFYIGHIPYINNWDLVDCSTHFIIGPYFFDETDRTILIKLAQSGHLWSERIAIIAMLYFVKNKSFEFPMMLIEMLLFHKHDLMHKANGWVLREIWHKGGNVIVEDFLKKHIQLIPRTTLRYAIEKLPEEKRKYYLTLK; the protein is encoded by the coding sequence ATGTGGGAAAAAGTATTAAAACAACTGGAATCACTTAAAAATCCAGAAAAAGCACTTCAAAAATCAAAATATTTTAAAGTAGCCGAAGGCCAATATGGTGCTGGTGATACATTTTGGGGCTTAACAAACCCTGAGGTTCATAAAATTGCAAAAGAGTATTTCAAAACACTTGAATATATCGATATAGATCAGCTATTGAAAAGTGAAATCCACGAAGTAAGATTTACGGCTTTAAGTGTGCTTGTTTTAAAATATAATAAGCTGAAAGATAGGAAATTAAAGAAAGAATTAGTCGAATTTTACATCGGGCATATTCCTTATATCAACAATTGGGATTTGGTTGATTGTTCCACTCACTTTATTATTGGTCCATATTTTTTTGATGAAACAGACAGAACGATACTAATAAAACTCGCCCAAAGTGGCCACCTTTGGTCAGAGAGAATCGCAATAATTGCAATGTTGTATTTTGTGAAAAATAAATCATTTGAGTTTCCGATGATGCTAATTGAAATGTTGCTTTTCCACAAACACGATCTCATGCATAAAGCCAACGGATGGGTACTGAGAGAAATATGGCACAAAGGCGGAAATGTGATTGTTGAAGATTTTTTAAAAAAGCATATACAGCTTATTCCACGTACAACTTTAAGATATGCTATTGAGAAACTTCCCGAGGAAAAAAGGAAATATTATTTAACATTAAAATGA
- a CDS encoding NAD(P)H-dependent oxidoreductase: MIGIIIGTNREGSLSEEIAIYYKKELEILNQKTILIDLKELPKDFQFTALYGKKNPAFEKFQDLIDRCEKLIFVAPEYNNSYPGILKSFIEGLRHPDSLSSKKVCLVGVSTGVLGNAIGLSHLNDILSYLNANVLGLRVKLGSLDLHFKEGQITSETYKSFINRQIHSFLAF, from the coding sequence ATGATAGGTATAATCATCGGCACCAACCGGGAGGGCTCACTTTCAGAAGAAATAGCTATTTATTACAAAAAAGAATTAGAAATACTAAATCAAAAAACCATTTTGATTGATTTAAAAGAGCTTCCCAAAGACTTTCAGTTTACGGCTCTTTATGGCAAAAAAAATCCGGCTTTTGAAAAATTTCAAGACCTGATTGATAGATGTGAAAAACTGATCTTTGTGGCACCAGAATATAATAATTCATATCCCGGAATTTTAAAATCGTTTATCGAAGGGCTAAGACATCCCGACAGCCTGAGTTCCAAAAAGGTATGTCTTGTGGGTGTGTCAACAGGAGTATTGGGAAATGCAATCGGATTGAGCCATCTAAATGACATTTTGAGTTATCTAAATGCCAACGTGCTCGGTCTTAGAGTAAAACTTGGCTCACTTGATTTGCATTTTAAAGAGGGTCAAATTACCAGTGAAACGTACAAATCGTTCATTAATCGACAAATTCACTCTTTTTTGGCTTTTTAA
- a CDS encoding DUF1080 domain-containing protein — MKKSFNTLLVTFLGISSLATAQYPNTPPEVSPMPMKPEMTEIWEPQVKVVTAAKKLGDAPSDAIILFDGKNLDQWVSQRDITKPAPWKIVDNDHIEVVPNSGGIQTKMKFGDCQLHIEFSAPDVVESQGQGRGNSGVFLQNRYELQVLDSYNSRTYSNGQAASIYKDVPPLVNAMRSPLEWNTYDIIYTAVRFKADGRVDAPARITVLHNGVLVQNNTTIAGLTNYIGLHTYPAAHGDDVISLQDHGNKTQFRNIWIRKL, encoded by the coding sequence ATGAAAAAATCATTCAATACTTTATTGGTGACATTTTTAGGTATTAGCAGTTTAGCCACAGCTCAATATCCTAACACCCCGCCTGAAGTTTCTCCAATGCCAATGAAACCCGAAATGACTGAAATCTGGGAACCACAGGTAAAAGTAGTAACTGCGGCCAAAAAACTTGGTGATGCACCTTCAGATGCAATCATTCTATTTGACGGTAAAAACCTTGACCAATGGGTTAGCCAAAGGGACATTACAAAACCAGCACCCTGGAAAATCGTTGACAATGATCATATAGAAGTTGTACCTAACAGTGGAGGGATTCAAACCAAAATGAAATTTGGTGACTGCCAGCTCCACATCGAGTTTAGTGCTCCTGATGTAGTAGAAAGCCAGGGACAAGGTCGTGGGAATAGCGGCGTTTTTCTTCAAAACAGATATGAATTGCAGGTTTTGGACTCTTATAACAGCCGTACTTATAGCAATGGCCAGGCTGCGAGTATTTACAAAGACGTGCCGCCATTGGTAAATGCCATGCGTAGCCCGCTCGAGTGGAATACCTATGATATTATTTACACTGCGGTTAGGTTTAAAGCCGACGGAAGAGTGGATGCTCCGGCTCGTATCACAGTTTTGCACAATGGGGTTTTAGTTCAAAATAATACCACTATTGCAGGGTTGACTAACTATATCGGCCTTCATACTTATCCGGCGGCCCATGGTGATGATGTGATTTCCTTACAAGATCATGGAAATAAGACCCAATTCAGAAATATCTGGATAAGAAAACTGTAA
- the prmC gene encoding peptide chain release factor N(5)-glutamine methyltransferase: MEKIRLKEHFEEILSSILFYEPTEAREILFLVFEKIYGVKKNDFVINDFFLPLKDNEIDQIIKRLNQNEPIQYILGEAWFCEYKFYVNENVLIPRPETEELISHIVNYKPKSILDLGTGSGCIAISCAKILKNTEVYAVDISEKALEIAKKNNLNLEAKVKLSIADILDFHNPFGKIKFDMIVSNPPYVKDSEQKEMRKNVLDFEPFLALFVADNDPLIFYRKIAEIGLTHLKPKGKIIVEINSALGIETCQIFENYGYQNVILINDFLGRNRFVFGEFLG; this comes from the coding sequence ATGGAAAAAATAAGATTAAAAGAGCATTTTGAGGAAATATTATCTTCAATACTGTTTTATGAGCCTACCGAAGCCAGAGAAATATTATTTTTGGTTTTTGAGAAAATTTATGGCGTTAAAAAAAATGATTTTGTTATAAATGATTTTTTTCTCCCTTTAAAAGATAATGAGATTGACCAAATTATTAAAAGATTAAACCAAAATGAACCAATTCAATATATTTTAGGTGAAGCCTGGTTTTGTGAATATAAATTTTATGTAAATGAAAATGTATTAATTCCCAGACCGGAAACCGAAGAATTGATTAGCCATATTGTAAACTACAAGCCTAAATCAATTCTGGATCTGGGAACTGGAAGTGGATGTATTGCAATAAGTTGTGCGAAAATTCTTAAAAACACAGAAGTGTATGCCGTCGATATTTCTGAAAAAGCATTGGAAATAGCTAAAAAAAATAATTTAAATTTAGAAGCAAAAGTAAAATTATCTATTGCTGACATCTTAGACTTTCATAACCCTTTTGGAAAGATAAAGTTTGACATGATTGTTAGTAATCCTCCCTATGTCAAAGACAGTGAACAAAAAGAGATGAGAAAAAATGTTCTGGATTTTGAGCCATTTCTTGCCCTCTTTGTTGCAGACAATGACCCTTTGATTTTTTACAGAAAAATTGCGGAAATTGGCCTTACCCATTTAAAACCTAAAGGAAAAATTATAGTTGAGATTAACTCGGCATTGGGAATTGAGACCTGCCAAATATTTGAAAATTATGGTTATCAAAACGTAATTCTAATAAATGACTTTTTAGGAAGAAACAGGTTTGTTTTTGGAGAATTTTTGGGTTAA